Genomic window (Leisingera methylohalidivorans DSM 14336):
CTATGGACCGGTTATCTGGCGTTCTATGAGACCGCGCTTGCCGAGGAAATCTACGAGGGGACATTTGCGCGCCTGATGTCGGGGGCCGCTTGGGAGCCGTCAGCGCTGGTGCTGACATCCGCTGGAAGCGGAGACGGGCCGCAGCCGCTCGCAGGGCTGGTGCATTTCCTGTATCACGCCCATTGCTGGAAGCCGTCGCCGGTCTGCTACTTGCAAGACCTGTATGTAGACCCGGGGATACGCGGGCAGGGGCTGGGGCGGCGTCTTATCGAGGGGGTCTATGCGGCGGCGGATGAGGCCGCTGCCAGCGGCGTCTACTGGATGACGCAGCATTTCAACAGCCAGGCCCGGCAGCTGTATGACCGTATCGGCGTGGAAACGCCCTTCATCAAGTACCAGCGCCCGTAAACAGGTGAACGGAACCGGGAGCGCAGGGGCGCAGTCCCCGGTTCCGCGTGCAGTTCAGGCGTCTGCAGCGACCTCATCCAGGTGCCACAGCTTGGCGACGATACGCCATTCGGATCCGTCATGGGCAAACATCAGATGATCAGAGAACCGATTGTTGTGGATCCGGACCCGCACTTTC
Coding sequences:
- a CDS encoding GNAT family N-acetyltransferase; translation: MTAQDFELRPLRESDRAEWARLWTGYLAFYETALAEEIYEGTFARLMSGAAWEPSALVLTSAGSGDGPQPLAGLVHFLYHAHCWKPSPVCYLQDLYVDPGIRGQGLGRRLIEGVYAAADEAAASGVYWMTQHFNSQARQLYDRIGVETPFIKYQRP